The DNA region CGGCCCCCTCCTCGCTGTCCTGCGGCGCGCCCGGCATCTCCATCACCTCCGTGTTGACGATGCGCTCGTTGGGCACAATCTCCTGGTAGGTCCCGTGGAAAGCCACCTCGAATTCGCCGTGCGCCACCATGACGTAACGCCACGCACCGCCCACGCGGAAGTCCATCTCGGCCACCGTCACCTCGCCCCGCCGGCCGGGCCACCACTTCCTGACGAGCTCGGGCGTGGTCCAGGCCCTGTAGACGAGGTGCCTGGGTGCGTTGACGGTGCGGGTGATGAGGATTTCCTCATCACTGGGGAAGGTGACGTCCATG from Arthrobacter pascens includes:
- a CDS encoding SRPBCC family protein yields the protein MLITRTVNAPRHLVYRAWTTPELVRKWWPGRRGEVTVAEMDFRVGGAWRYVMVAHGEFEVAFHGTYQEIVPNERIVNTEVMEMPGAPQDSEEGAVVNTVTFEEADGGATTISIRTNAGSKEVRDMIAQSGMEGGVREQFEIIEELAASLA